Genomic DNA from Peribacillus sp. FSL H8-0477:
TGAGGAAGAATAAAAAGCAAAATAGGAGAAATAAACAGCAGGCCGACCGATAGAGCTAAGTAAATATGTCTCGGTTCTTCATTATACATCTTACCCCTCTTTTCTCAATTATTGGAGAGAAAAAAATGTCCGCAACTAGCCGGACATTTGAATTTTATAGAATTCGGAAAATAAATGGGATTCGATACTCCGTTCCCTCGTATGCTTTAACTGCGGCAATAATCGTGAAAACGATTTGAGCAATACATACGATAGGCAGCAAAATAAAACCAACTAAGAACAATAGTGACACCCCTGCCACTACACCATAAATCACATAGGAAATTAAGAAATTTAAATACTCTCTCCCATAATAATCTACATACTTTGAAGAATCCTTTTTTAACAGCCAGATAATTAACGGTCCTATAAAAGCAGTAAAAAAACTGGATACATAAATCAAC
This window encodes:
- a CDS encoding DUF4870 domain-containing protein; protein product: MPSNDERVLSMLIYVSSFFTAFIGPLIIWLLKKDSSKYVDYYGREYLNFLISYVIYGVVAGVSLLFLVGFILLPIVCIAQIVFTIIAAVKAYEGTEYRIPFIFRIL